A single genomic interval of Vulpes lagopus strain Blue_001 chromosome 19, ASM1834538v1, whole genome shotgun sequence harbors:
- the TTC21A gene encoding tetratricopeptide repeat protein 21A, whose amino-acid sequence MSNDDSLMAEIIYYSQEKYFRHVQRAAALGLEKFSNDPVLQFFKTYGILREGHIQDAISNLESIRNHPDVSLCSIMALIYAHKLCETIDQEAIQELESSLKEIRKTASATALYYAGLFLWLIGHYDKAREYIDRNLKLSNNSREGLVLQGWVDLTSDKPHIVKKSTKFLEQGIQDAKDVLGLMGKATYLMMQQNYSGALEVVNQITVTSGSFLPALILKMQLFLARQDWEQTVEMGHRILEKDEGNIDACQILAVHELAREGNMTTAANHVRNLIKALETREPQNPSLHLKKILVVSRLCGRNQAVLQLVCSFIERTFMATSSYAHVATELGYLFILQDQVKEASLWYSEAMKLDVNSVAALTGIIWCQILDGHLEEAQQQLEFLKEVQQSLGKSEVLVFLQALLASRKHKEGQEVTALLKEAAELHFSSMQGLPLGCEYFEKLDPLFLVCIAKEYLFYCPKQPRSPGQIVSQLLKQVTVILNPVVKAAPALIDPLYVMAQVKYLSGELENAQSTLQRCLELDPTSVDAHLLMSHIYLAQGNFAMCSHCLELGVSHNFQVRDHPMYHFIKARALNKSGDHPEAIKTLKMIIKLPTRKMEEGKKFRGPSVRPSERVSILLELVDALRMNGELHEATKVMQDAINEFSGTPEEIRITIANVDLALSKGNVDMALSMLRNITPKQPWYTEAKEKMANIYLQTRKDTRLYISCYRELCEHLPGPHTSLLLGDAFMNIQEPEKALEVYDEAYRKNPHDASLVSRIGQAYVKTHQYTKAINYYEAAQKISGQDFLCCSLAELLLKLKKFNKAEKVLKQALEHDSVKDIPSMMNDVKYLLLLAKVYKSHKKEDVMETLNKAMELQSRILKRVPLEQPEMIPSQKQLAASICVQFGEHYLAEKQFAKAVQSYKDALVYSPTDNKVVLELAKLYMLQGHLDLCEQHCAIILQTEENHESASVMMAELMFRKQKYEAAVNLYQQVLEKAPDNFLILNKLIDLLWRSGRLEDAPAFFDLAKRMSSRVPLEPGFNYCRGIYCWHIGQPNDALKFLNKARKDSTWGQSATYYMVQICLNPDNQVVGGEVFENPVAESKRDSEQHGVRTAEKLLRESYPHSAAGQTQLRLLQSLCLLATREKANVEAALHTFVQMAQTEDSVSALLAVAQAYVLLNQVPKARVQLKRLAKAPWALANAEDLEKGWLLLADIYCQGGKFDLASELLRSCLQYNKSCYKAYEYMGFIMEKEQSYKDAATNYELAWKYSHHANPAIGFKLAFNYLKDKRFVEAIEVCHNVLREHPNYPKIREEILEKARGSLRP is encoded by the exons ATGAGCAACGATGACTCCCTTATG GCTGAGATCATTTACTACAGCCAGGAAAAGTACTTCCGCCATGTGCAGCGGGCCGCGGCCTTGGGCCTGGAAAAATTCAGCAATGACCCTGTCCTGCAGTTCTTTAAAACCTATGGGATCCTCAGGGAAG GGCACATACAGGATGCCATCAGTAACCTGGAGAGCATCCGGAATCATCCAGATGTGTCCTTGTGCTCCATCATGGCCCTCATTTATGCTCACAAGCTCTGTGAAACCATCG ACCAAGAAGCCATTCAGGAGCTTGAGAGCAGCCTGAAGGAAATCCGCAAGACTGCCAGCGCAACGGCCCTGTACTATGCCGGCCTCTTCCTCTGGCTCATAGGCCACTATGACAAGGCCAGAGAGTACATCGACCGCAACTTGAAGCTCTCCAACAACTCCAGAGAG GGCCTTGTGCTCCAAGGCTGGGTGGACCTCACCTCAGACAAGCCCCATATCGTGAAGAAATCCACCAAGTTCCTGGAACAAGGAATTCAGGATGCGAAAGATGTGCTGGGGCTGATGGGAAAG GCAACATACTTAATGATGCAGCAGAACTACTCAGGGGCCCTGGAAGTGGTGAACCAGATCACCGTCACCTCAGGGAGCTTCCTGCCTGCCCTGATCCTGAAGATGCAGCTGTTCTTGGCACGGCAGGACTGGGAGCAGACAGTAGAAATGGGACACAG aATCCTAGAAAAAGACGAAGGTAATATCGATGCCTGCCAAATCCTAGCAGTGCATGAGCTTGCAAGAGAAGGAAATATGACTACA GCTGCCAATCATGTTAGAAATCTGATTAAAGCACTGGAGACAAGAGAGCCCCAAAATCCAAGCctccatcttaaaaaaattcttgtggTTAGCAGGCTG TGTGGGAGGAACCAGGCGGTTCTACAGCTAGTGTGCAGCTTCATCGAGCGCACATTCATGGCCACATCCTCCTATGCCCATGTGGCCACAGAGCTGGGCTACCTCTTCATCCTGCAGGACCAAGTGAAGGAGGCATCTTTGTGGTACTCGGAGGCCATGAAATTGGACGTGAACAGTGTGGCTGCCTTGACAG GGATCATCTGGTGCCAGATCCTGGACGGTCACCTGGAGGAGGCTCAGCAGCAGCTGGAGTTCCTGAAGGAGGTGCAGCAGTCCCTTGGGAAGTCTGAG GTGCTGGTTTTCCTCCAGGCCCTCTTGGCATCCAGGAAGCACAAGGAGGGGCAGGAGGTCACTGCCCTCCTGAAGGAGGCTGCAGAGCTGCACTTCTCCAGCATGCAGGGCCTCCCCCTGGGCTGTGAGTACTTTGAAAAACTGGACCCCCTCTTCCTGGTATGCATCGCCAAGGAGTACTTGTTCTACTGCCCCAAGCAG CCCCGGTCGCCAGGCCAGATCGTGTCTCAGCTTCTCAAACAAGTCACTGTGATCCTGAATCCTGTAGTCAAAGCAGCGCCAGCCCTGATCGACCCCCTGTATGTGATGGCTCAGGTCAAGTACCTCTCAG GAGAGTTAGAGAATGCCCAGAGTACCCTGCAGCGTTGCCTGGAGCTGGACCCCACCTCCGTGGATGCCCACCTCCTCATGTCCCACATCTACCTGGCGCAGGGCAATTTTGCCATGTGTTCCCACTGCTTAGAGCTGGGCGTCAGCCACAACTTCCAG GTGCGAGACCACCCCATGTACCACTTCATCAAGGCCAGGGCCCTCAACAAGTCTGGAGACCATCCAGAAGCCATAAAGACACTGAAAATGATCATAAAACTACCAACTCGGAAGATGGAAGAAGGCAAGAAGTTCCGTGGGCCCTCTGTACGGCCCAGCGAGCGGGTATCCATCTTATTGGAACTGGTGGATGCCCTCCGGATGAATGGGGAGCTG CACGAGGCCACCAAGGTCATGCAGGATGCCATCAATGAGTTCAGTGGCACACCAGAGGAGATCCGCATCACTATTGCCAACGTGGACTTGGCCCTGAGCAAGGGGAACGTGGACATGGCACTGAGCATGCTGAGGAACATCACACCCAAGCAGCCCTGGTACACGGAAGCCAAGGAGAAGATGGCCAATATCTACCTGCAGACCCGCAAAGACACCCGGCTCTACATCAGCTGCTACCG GGAGCTCTGTGAACATCTGCCTGGTCCCCACACCAGCCTGCTACTGGGTGATGCTTTCATGAACATTCAGGAG CCTGAGAAGGCCCTGGAAGTTTATGACGAGGCCTATAGAAAGAACCCACATGATGCTTCCCTGGTCAGCAGGATTGGGCAAGCCTATGTGAAGACCCACCAGTACACCAAG GCAATTAATTATTATGAGGCTGCCCAGAAGATCAGTGGGCAGGACTTTCTGTGCTGTAGTCTGGCTGAATTGCTCCTGAAGTTAAAGAAGTTCAACAAGGCAGAAAAAGTTTTGAAACAGGCACTGGAACATGACTCTG TCAAAGACATCCCATCCATGATGAACGATGTCAAGTACTTGCTCTTGCTGGCAAAGGTTTATAAGAGTcataaaaaagaagatgtgatggaAACTTTGAACAAG GCCATGGAGCTCCAGTCTCGGATACTGAAGCGTGTTCCACTGGAGCAGCCAGAGATGATCCCCTCCCAGAAGCAACTGGCAGCCTCCATCTGTGTCCAATTTGGGGAGCACTATCTGGCAGAGAAGCAGTTTGCCAAGGCAGTGCAGTCCTACAAGGATGCCCTCGTCTACTCGCCCACTGACAATAAG GTGGTGCTGGAGCTGGCGAAGCTCTACatgctccaggggcacctggactTGTGTGAGCAGCACTGTGCCATCATCCTGCAGACTGAGGAGAACCACGAGTCTGCCTCAGTG ATGATGGCTGAACTGAtgtttagaaaacagaaatacgAAGCTGCCGTCAATCTCTACCAGCAAGTCCTGGAGAAAGCGCCAG ACAATTTTTTGATATTGAATAAACTAATTGATCTGCTGTGGAGAAGTGGCAGACTTGAAGATGCCCCTGCCTTCTTTGACTTGGCCAAGAGGATGTCCAGCCGCGTTCCTTTAGAGCCAGGCTTCAACTACTGCAGAGGCATCTACTGCTG GCACATAGGGCAACCCAACGACGCACTGAAGTTCCTAAACAAAGCGCGCAAGGACAGCACTTGGGGCCAGAGTGCCACCTACTACATGGTGCAGATCTGTCTGAACCCGGACAACCAGGTCGTGGGCGGAGAGGTTTTTGAGAACCCGGTGGCTGAGAGCAA gagGGACTCGGAGCAGCACGGGGTGCGCACGGCCGAGAAGCTGCTGCGGGAGTCCTACCCGCACTCGGCCGCGGGCCAGACCCAGCTGCGGCTGCTGCAGAGCCTCTGCCTGCTGGCCACCCGGGAGAAGGCCAACGTGGAGGCGGCGCTGCACACCTTCGTCCAGATGGCGCAGACCGAG GACAGCGTCTCCGCCCTGCTGGCCGTGGCGCAGGCCTACGTGCTGCTGAATCAGGTCCCCAAGGCGCGCGTGCAGCTGAAGCGTCTGGCCAAGGCCCCGTGGGCGCTGGCCAACGCCGAGGACCTGGAGAAGGGCTGGCTCCTGCTGGCTGACATTTACTGCCAGGGCGGCAAATTCGACCTGGCTTCGGAGCTGCTGCGGAGCTGCCTGCAATACAACAAG TCCTGCTACAAGGCCTATGAGTACATGGGCTTCATCATGGAGAAGGAGCAGTCCTACAAAGACGCAGCCACCAACTACGAACTGGCCTGGAAGTACAGTCATCATGCCAACCCCGCTATTG GCTTCAAGCTCGCTTTCAACTACTTGAAGGACAAGAGATTTGTGGAGGCCATTGAAGTCTGCCACAAT GTCCTCAGAGAGCATCCTAACTACCccaaaatcagagaagaaattttggaaaaggcCCGAGGGTCTCTGAGGCCATAG